The following are encoded together in the Coffea arabica cultivar ET-39 chromosome 1c, Coffea Arabica ET-39 HiFi, whole genome shotgun sequence genome:
- the LOC140004940 gene encoding uncharacterized protein, translating into MAPYEALYGRKCRSPIYWDEVGERKVLDLTAIPWMEEARKKVKLILQRLQTAQSRQKSYADNRRKDLKFEVGDRVFLKVTPLRSITAGRGKKLQPRFVGPYKILQRVGTVAYRLELLPSLSRIHNVFHVSMLKKYYPDPSHILQPKEIDIDESLTYEEKPVQLLDRKVKELRNKQIPLVKILWRNHGVEEATWKVEEEMQKKYPELFLSQCEKFQGRNSSKGERV; encoded by the coding sequence atggcaccatacGAAGCGCTGTACGGGAGGAAATGTcggtcaccgatttactgggatgaagtcgGTGAGAGGAAAGTCTTGGACCTAACggctattccatggatggaggagGCACGGAAAAAAGTCAAATTGATACTGCAAAGACTCCAAAcggctcaaagccgacaaaagagctatgcggaCAATCGAAGGAAAGACTTGAAGTTCGAAGTTGGGgaccgtgttttcctcaaggtTACACCGTTACGGAGCATCACGGCGGGcagaggaaagaaattgcaaccgaggttcgtcggaccttacaagattctCCAGAGAGTGGGTACAGTAGCGTATCGGCTAGAACTGCTGCCGAGTCTCTCTAGAATTCAtaacgtcttccacgtctcgatgcttaagaagtactatcccgacccgTCTCATATCTTACAACCGAAGGAAATCGACATAGATGAATCGCTCACttatgaagagaaacctgtaCAGTTGCTTGACCGAAAAGTTAAAGAGCTGAGAAATAAGCAGATTCCTTTGGTAAAGATattgtggagaaatcatggggtCGAAGAGGCTACCTGgaaggtggaagaagaaatgcaaaagaaataccctgaacttttcCTGAGTCAATGTGAGAAATTTCAAGGGCGAAATTCTTctaagggggagagggtgtga
- the LOC140004934 gene encoding uncharacterized protein translates to MTRLESAQSSWLDELPSVLWAYRTTPRTATHETPFSLTYGVEAVVPAEIGLPSPRTQNFVAGTNEEELRYSLDILEARREEAAVRMAKYKSQLARYHNARVRTTQYQLGDLVLRKNSVSRAHGSNKLDPNWEGPYKVLERRLDQGAQSSAL, encoded by the exons ATGACCAGGTTGGAGTCAGCCCAATCGAGCTGGCTGGATGAGCTCCCCAGTGTCCTCTGGGCTTACCGCACCACGCCCAGGACGGCCACCCACGAGACCCCGTTCTCCTTGACTTACGGAGTAGAGGCGGTGGTGCCTGCGGAGATTGGGCTCCCCTCGCCCCGGACACAGAACTTCGTTGCGGGGACCAATGAAGAAGAGCTGCGGTACAGCTTGGACATACTGGAGGCTAGGCGTGAGGAAGCAGCGGTACGGATGGCTAAGTACAAAAGCCAACTCGCCCGCTATCATAACGCCCGAGTAAGAACCACACAGTACCAGCTGGGGGACCTTGTCCTGAGGAAGAACTCCGTTAGCCGGGCTCACGGCTCCAACAAGCTCGACCCAAACTGGGAGGGCCCATACAAGGTCCTTGAG CGTAGGTTAGACCAGGGTGCTCAGTCGTCTGCTCTCTGA